One genomic window of Gemmatimonadales bacterium includes the following:
- the rfbB gene encoding dTDP-glucose 4,6-dehydratase, with translation MPAPHVPGRVLVTGGAGFIGSNFVRHLLASDGSVRVVTLDAMTYAGRRENLGAAAGDARHTLLEGDICDAALVRALFAEHRIDTVVHFAAESHVDRSITGPAAFVTTNLVGTFTLLEAARDAWRAGAQGAPRSVRFHHVSTDEVFGSLGEADPAFTEETPYAPNSPYSASKAGSDHLVRAYHHTYGLPVTTTNCSNNYGPCQHAEKFIPTVIRSCLAGVPVPVYGTGMNVRDWLYVDDHCRAVDLVMRCGAPGALYLVGGRNEHRNLDIARLLCRVLAEATGVPPERYLELIRLVTDRPGHDFRYAIDAGRLTRELGWQPLESFESGLRKTVAWYLQNPWCLTVAV, from the coding sequence ATGCCGGCCCCGCACGTCCCAGGGCGCGTGCTCGTCACCGGCGGCGCCGGTTTCATCGGCAGCAATTTCGTGCGCCACCTGCTCGCGAGCGACGGGTCGGTGCGCGTCGTCACGTTGGATGCGATGACTTACGCGGGCCGCCGTGAGAACCTCGGCGCCGCCGCCGGCGACGCGCGGCACACGCTGCTCGAAGGCGACATCTGCGATGCCGCGCTGGTGCGCGCGCTGTTTGCCGAGCACCGCATTGATACGGTCGTCCATTTCGCGGCCGAGTCGCACGTCGATCGCTCGATCACGGGACCCGCCGCGTTCGTCACCACCAACCTGGTCGGCACGTTTACACTGCTCGAGGCGGCGCGCGACGCGTGGCGCGCCGGCGCACAGGGCGCGCCGCGTTCGGTGCGCTTTCATCACGTGTCGACCGACGAGGTGTTCGGCAGCCTCGGAGAAGCCGATCCCGCGTTCACGGAAGAGACGCCCTACGCGCCCAATTCACCCTATTCCGCGAGCAAAGCCGGGTCCGATCACCTGGTGCGCGCGTACCACCACACCTACGGCCTGCCCGTCACGACGACCAACTGCTCCAACAACTACGGGCCCTGCCAGCACGCGGAGAAGTTCATCCCCACCGTGATCCGTTCATGTCTCGCGGGCGTGCCGGTGCCGGTGTACGGCACGGGGATGAACGTGCGCGACTGGCTCTATGTGGACGATCACTGCCGTGCGGTGGACCTGGTGATGCGCTGCGGCGCACCGGGCGCGCTCTATCTGGTGGGCGGCCGCAACGAGCACCGGAACCTCGACATCGCACGCCTCCTCTGCCGGGTCTTGGCCGAGGCGACGGGGGTGCCGCCGGAGCGCTACCTGGAGCTGATCCGGCTCGTCACCGATCGGCCGGGACACGACTTCCGCTACGCGATTGATGCCGGGCGCCTCACGCGGGAGCTGGGCTGGCAGCCACTGGAGAGCTTCGAGTCGGGGTTACGCAAGACCGTTGCATGGTATCTGCAGAACCCGTGGTGCCTCACTGTCGCAGTGTGA
- a CDS encoding glycosyltransferase family 1 protein, which translates to MMRPIDHDSGFRAYVEGLVDAMLRIDQSNRYLLLYRTKKWFGRFASFPQAREVLVDRPQNTLLWDQVAMPYWAWRERADVIFNPKFSVPLLSPCPPTMGLQEPAPWVEPEHYERLDVLYERIMLPLYCRRAAHIFPMAHWILEENRKHLGLPFPRTTVTWPAPQEHLRPVTDRAALDEFRARYHLPEQFIVAVTRVDHPGLAGSTSFYPGKNPHTTLRAFLEIRDRIPHGLVIAGRRVRDYLLYMGFTDADFERVRFVDFIPFDELPKLYSLADLGVFPAFYEGFGFSLLGAMACGCPVIASKTGACPEVVAGGAPLVDPRDPHDVARVMLEVLGDPALRQRIRARGLARAAELSWEETARLTLKGLAMAAGRRGEPSTPKQVPRAARELAEHR; encoded by the coding sequence ATGATGCGTCCCATTGACCACGACAGCGGATTCCGCGCATACGTCGAGGGATTGGTGGATGCCATGCTGCGAATCGACCAGTCCAATCGATACCTGCTGCTCTACCGCACCAAGAAGTGGTTCGGCCGCTTCGCCTCGTTCCCCCAGGCCAGGGAAGTGCTGGTGGACCGGCCCCAGAATACGCTGCTCTGGGACCAGGTCGCGATGCCCTACTGGGCGTGGCGCGAGCGGGCCGACGTCATCTTCAACCCCAAGTTCAGCGTGCCGCTTTTGAGCCCCTGTCCCCCGACCATGGGACTGCAGGAGCCGGCGCCCTGGGTCGAGCCCGAGCACTACGAGCGCCTCGACGTGCTGTACGAGCGGATCATGCTGCCACTCTACTGCCGCCGCGCCGCACACATTTTTCCGATGGCGCACTGGATCCTCGAGGAGAATCGCAAGCACCTCGGCCTGCCCTTCCCGCGCACGACGGTCACGTGGCCGGCGCCGCAGGAGCATCTGCGTCCGGTCACCGACCGCGCCGCGCTCGACGAATTCCGCGCACGTTACCATTTGCCCGAGCAATTCATCGTGGCCGTGACCCGGGTGGACCATCCCGGTCTCGCGGGCTCGACCAGCTTCTATCCCGGCAAGAATCCCCACACGACCCTGCGGGCGTTCCTCGAGATCCGCGACCGGATCCCGCACGGTCTTGTCATTGCCGGACGGCGCGTCCGCGACTACCTGCTGTACATGGGATTCACCGACGCGGATTTCGAGCGGGTGCGGTTCGTCGATTTCATTCCGTTCGACGAGCTGCCGAAGCTCTACAGCCTCGCCGATCTCGGGGTTTTCCCGGCGTTCTACGAGGGGTTCGGGTTTTCGCTGCTGGGTGCGATGGCGTGCGGGTGTCCGGTGATCGCCTCGAAGACGGGCGCCTGCCCCGAGGTCGTTGCCGGTGGCGCGCCGCTGGTGGACCCGCGCGACCCGCACGACGTCGCACGTGTGATGCTCGAGGTGCTGGGCGACCCGGCGCTTCGGCAGCGTATCCGCGCCCGGGGCCTCGCGCGCGCGGCCGAGCTCTCGTGGGAGGAGACCGCCCGGCTTACGCTCAAGGGACTCGCGATGGCTGCGGGGCGTCGGGGAGAGCCGTCGACGCCAAAGCAGGTGCCTCGGGCAGCGCGGGAGCTGGCCGAACACCGCTGA
- the hflX gene encoding GTPase HflX, giving the protein MISIREPVERAILVAAPRKGSNDARHLVDHLDELARLVDTAGAEVAGKISQQVVAPNPATLIGEGKVEEVRAAVTEAGATLVIFDEELAPAQGANLERELDVRVMDRAEVILDIFATRARSHEARLQVELAQLEYLLPRLTRMWTHLSRIRGGIGLRGPGETQLETDRRIIRRRIRALKGKLQGVERHRENLRAGRDPLLSMALVGYTNAGKSSILRALSGEHEIVVEDRLFATLDTLTREVDLGEGIRARITDTVGFIRKLPHHLVASFRATLEEARMGDVLLHVVDASHPDWEGQMHVVDRVLAELGLADRPLIPVFNKLDLLADPTAFALRVRALYPGAVMATTMRTDGLSALKARLRELSRAGQVTVVVRLPMTDGAGLAALYRDGEVLGLAQRDGRHEITVRMETWKAERLREQGREVERAGLGERRQATG; this is encoded by the coding sequence TTGATTTCCATCCGCGAGCCGGTGGAGCGCGCCATCCTGGTGGCCGCGCCCCGCAAGGGCTCGAACGATGCCCGTCACCTCGTCGACCACCTCGACGAGCTGGCCCGCCTGGTCGACACGGCGGGCGCGGAGGTGGCGGGCAAGATTTCCCAGCAGGTCGTGGCCCCCAATCCGGCCACGCTCATAGGCGAAGGCAAGGTGGAGGAGGTGCGCGCCGCGGTGACCGAGGCGGGCGCCACGCTTGTCATCTTCGACGAGGAGCTGGCGCCGGCCCAGGGCGCCAATCTCGAGCGCGAGCTCGACGTGCGGGTGATGGATCGCGCCGAGGTGATTCTCGACATCTTCGCCACCCGTGCGCGGAGTCACGAGGCCCGCTTGCAAGTCGAGCTGGCGCAGCTCGAATACCTGCTCCCGCGCCTCACCCGCATGTGGACTCACCTCTCGCGGATCCGCGGTGGCATCGGGCTCCGCGGCCCGGGGGAGACCCAGCTAGAGACCGACCGGCGGATCATCCGCCGCCGGATCCGCGCGCTCAAGGGTAAGCTGCAGGGCGTCGAGCGGCACCGCGAGAATCTGCGCGCGGGGCGCGACCCGCTGCTGAGCATGGCGCTCGTGGGCTACACCAACGCCGGCAAGTCGAGCATCCTGCGCGCGCTGTCGGGCGAGCACGAGATCGTGGTGGAAGATCGCCTGTTCGCAACGCTCGATACGCTGACCCGTGAGGTCGACCTGGGCGAGGGCATCCGCGCGCGCATCACCGATACGGTGGGCTTCATCCGCAAGCTGCCGCACCACCTGGTCGCGAGCTTTCGTGCCACCCTCGAGGAGGCGCGCATGGGCGACGTGCTTCTCCACGTGGTGGACGCGAGCCATCCCGACTGGGAGGGCCAGATGCACGTGGTCGATCGCGTGCTGGCCGAGCTCGGTCTCGCCGACCGGCCGCTGATTCCCGTCTTCAACAAGCTCGATCTCCTGGCGGACCCCACCGCGTTTGCGCTGCGCGTTCGCGCGCTCTATCCGGGGGCGGTGATGGCCACGACGATGCGTACGGACGGCCTCTCCGCGCTCAAGGCGCGGCTTCGCGAGCTGTCGCGCGCGGGGCAGGTGACGGTGGTCGTGCGGCTGCCGATGACGGACGGGGCGGGTCTGGCCGCGCTCTACCGCGACGGCGAAGTCCTCGGCCTCGCTCAGCGCGACGGGCGACACGAGATCACGGTGCGGATGGAGACATGGAAGGCCGAGCGGCTACGCGAGCAGGGGCGCGAGGTGGAGCGCGCCGGATTGGGGGAGCGGCGGCAGGCGACCGGGTAG
- a CDS encoding replication-associated recombination protein A, with translation MPPRKRTPASVTSLFPSARAAEPLAARMRPRTLNEFAGQEKILGPGRPLRVIIERGTPGSLIFWGPPGTGKTTLGHLIASATARVFVPFSAVSEGVPRIREIIGEARERLTAGGAQTILFVDEIHRLNKAQQDSLLPAAEDGTITLIGATTENPSFEVNGALLSRTRVFVLEPLTPADLLVLLGRARDDAERGLGAMRLAAEPDALEFIAEEADGDARRALTVLEAAAMHVGTGGRITIDVAREAMQRRFARYDKAGEEHFNLLSAYHKSLRGSDPQGALYWMARMLDGGEDPMTLFRRAIAMAAEDVGLADPHALVVAVAARDAFHMLGAPEGYLPLAEMTIYLATAPKSNRAKVALDAALAAARETPAEPVPLHIRNAPTGLMKELGYGAGYRYAHDSPTGYLPQEYLPEALRGTTLYRPGDMGYEKKIAERLEWWARQREAGGGRAPDATGDS, from the coding sequence ATGCCTCCGCGCAAGCGTACGCCGGCTTCGGTAACCTCTCTCTTTCCCTCCGCGCGCGCCGCCGAACCGCTCGCGGCGCGCATGCGGCCGCGCACGCTGAACGAGTTCGCCGGCCAGGAAAAGATCCTCGGGCCGGGCCGGCCGCTCCGCGTCATCATCGAACGCGGGACGCCGGGCTCGCTCATTTTCTGGGGGCCGCCCGGCACCGGCAAGACCACGCTTGGCCATCTGATCGCGAGCGCCACGGCGCGGGTGTTCGTGCCATTCAGTGCGGTGAGCGAAGGCGTTCCCCGGATTCGCGAAATCATCGGCGAGGCGCGCGAGCGGCTCACCGCGGGCGGCGCGCAGACGATCCTCTTCGTGGACGAGATCCACCGGCTCAACAAGGCGCAGCAGGACAGCCTCCTTCCTGCCGCCGAAGACGGTACGATCACGCTGATCGGCGCCACCACGGAGAACCCGAGCTTCGAGGTGAACGGGGCGCTGCTCTCGCGCACCCGGGTCTTCGTGCTCGAGCCGCTCACGCCGGCGGACCTGCTCGTGCTTCTGGGTCGCGCCCGCGACGACGCCGAGCGCGGTCTCGGCGCCATGCGGCTCGCGGCGGAGCCGGACGCGCTCGAGTTCATCGCGGAGGAGGCCGATGGCGACGCGCGCCGCGCGCTCACGGTGCTCGAGGCGGCGGCGATGCACGTGGGCACCGGCGGGAGGATTACGATCGACGTTGCGCGCGAGGCGATGCAGCGCCGCTTTGCTCGTTACGACAAGGCGGGGGAGGAGCACTTCAACCTGCTTTCCGCCTATCACAAGTCGCTCAGGGGCAGCGATCCGCAGGGCGCGCTCTACTGGATGGCGCGGATGCTCGACGGCGGCGAAGATCCGATGACGCTCTTCCGCCGGGCCATCGCGATGGCGGCCGAGGACGTGGGCCTGGCCGACCCGCACGCGCTGGTCGTGGCCGTGGCCGCCCGCGACGCCTTCCACATGCTCGGCGCGCCCGAGGGCTATCTCCCGCTGGCCGAGATGACGATCTATCTCGCGACCGCGCCCAAGTCGAACCGCGCAAAGGTGGCGCTCGACGCGGCGCTCGCGGCGGCCCGCGAGACACCCGCGGAGCCGGTTCCGCTCCACATCCGGAATGCGCCGACGGGCCTCATGAAAGAGCTGGGCTACGGCGCCGGGTACCGCTACGCGCACGACTCGCCCACGGGTTACTTGCCGCAGGAATACCTCCCCGAGGCGCTGCGCGGCACCACGCTCTACCGGCCGGGAGACATGGGCTACGAGAAGAAGATCGCCGAGCGGCTCGAGTGGTGGGCCCGGCAGCGCGAGGCGGGCGGCGGCAGAGCGCCCGACGCGACCGGCGATTCGTGA
- a CDS encoding ZIP family metal transporter → MISVSPAALALAAAAAAGNLLGAMAVVRHHRRELTIIELGIAFGAGFMLAVAVLGVLPVVFQANPRGAVYVLAGYLAVHLAQHVVIPHFHFGEETHRVSGFTGITALFGLSLHTFFDGVAIASGFLVSGRLGLLLFLAVLVHKLPEGVTIASIMLAGGQSKASAVWSGVWLGVATLLGVVLTEGIAPLARHGLALSAGVTLYVAASNLVPEFQSRRGAAIALAFFGGLGAYAVSDWLIGLWLG, encoded by the coding sequence GTGATTTCCGTCTCGCCGGCCGCATTGGCCCTGGCCGCGGCCGCCGCGGCCGGCAACCTGCTTGGCGCGATGGCCGTGGTGCGCCACCATCGGCGCGAGCTCACGATCATCGAGCTCGGCATCGCCTTTGGCGCGGGGTTCATGCTCGCGGTGGCCGTGCTTGGCGTGCTGCCCGTAGTCTTCCAGGCCAATCCGCGTGGCGCCGTGTACGTGCTCGCCGGCTATCTCGCCGTGCACCTCGCGCAGCACGTCGTCATCCCCCATTTCCATTTCGGCGAAGAGACGCACCGCGTGAGCGGTTTCACCGGCATCACCGCGCTCTTCGGCCTCTCGCTCCACACCTTCTTCGACGGCGTCGCGATCGCGAGCGGGTTTCTCGTCTCGGGCCGGCTCGGGCTGTTGCTCTTTCTGGCGGTGTTGGTCCACAAGCTGCCCGAGGGCGTCACCATCGCGAGCATCATGCTCGCGGGCGGGCAGAGCAAGGCAAGTGCGGTGTGGTCCGGCGTGTGGCTCGGCGTGGCCACGCTGCTCGGCGTCGTCCTGACCGAAGGCATCGCTCCGCTCGCGCGGCATGGGCTTGCGCTCTCGGCGGGCGTCACGCTCTACGTCGCCGCCAGCAATCTCGTACCCGAGTTCCAGAGCCGGCGCGGCGCCGCAATCGCGCTCGCCTTCTTCGGTGGACTCGGCGCGTATGCAGTGAGCGATTGGCTCATCGGCCTCTGGCTCGGGTGA
- a CDS encoding CCA tRNA nucleotidyltransferase, with protein sequence MAARAFPNRLDLGDEALAIARTLHDAGFEVWCVGGAVRDALLGAAPSGTAARAERIDAEHAGAGAAEVDFTTSATPEEVQALFRRTVPVGLKHGTIGVLDRQRVLHEVTTFRRDVETDGRHAVVAYGVSLEEDLARRDFTINAIAYHPLRHEWRDPFGGAADLAAGVIRAVGRPAERFREDYLRILRALRFAARFEFRIEPATWDAARAAAPGLERLSAERVRDEWFKGLRTARSVARLVQLWLESGAAQRWLPELAYARPPGGDYASTEVDREPRDPVLLTAFLCDDPAAVLERLRASRAEIARAEAIARGPAEPGGGAEAVRRWLAVVGAAPGGAADDLTAIWRLRHRSEAPWATTVAEIRARGDAVIRGQLAIDGRDVQALGIPPGPRIGAVLDRLLDRVLADPSLNTRERLTELARTIAAAPE encoded by the coding sequence GTGGCCGCGCGAGCCTTCCCCAACCGGCTGGATTTGGGCGACGAGGCCCTCGCGATCGCGCGCACCCTGCACGACGCCGGGTTCGAGGTCTGGTGCGTAGGCGGCGCCGTGCGAGACGCATTGCTCGGCGCGGCGCCGAGCGGCACGGCAGCGCGCGCCGAGCGGATCGATGCCGAGCACGCGGGCGCTGGTGCGGCCGAGGTCGACTTCACGACGTCCGCGACCCCGGAAGAAGTGCAGGCGCTTTTCCGGCGCACCGTGCCGGTCGGGCTCAAACACGGCACCATCGGCGTGCTCGACCGCCAACGGGTGCTGCACGAGGTGACCACCTTCCGCCGCGACGTGGAAACCGACGGGCGCCACGCGGTGGTAGCTTACGGCGTGTCGCTCGAGGAGGACCTCGCGCGCCGCGATTTTACCATCAACGCGATCGCATACCACCCGCTGCGCCACGAGTGGCGCGATCCGTTCGGCGGCGCGGCCGATCTCGCGGCCGGTGTGATCCGGGCGGTTGGCCGGCCTGCCGAGCGATTCCGCGAAGACTACCTGCGCATTCTCCGGGCGCTCCGTTTCGCAGCGCGGTTCGAGTTCCGCATCGAGCCGGCGACGTGGGACGCTGCGCGCGCGGCGGCGCCCGGGCTCGAGCGGCTCTCGGCTGAGCGCGTCCGGGACGAATGGTTCAAGGGACTGCGCACCGCGCGCTCGGTCGCGCGGCTGGTCCAGCTGTGGCTGGAGAGCGGCGCGGCTCAGCGCTGGCTCCCCGAGCTCGCTTACGCGCGACCGCCCGGGGGGGATTACGCGAGCACGGAGGTAGATCGCGAGCCGCGCGACCCGGTGCTGCTCACCGCATTTCTCTGCGACGACCCTGCGGCCGTACTGGAGCGGCTTCGCGCCTCGCGAGCCGAGATCGCGCGCGCGGAGGCGATCGCGCGCGGCCCGGCCGAGCCGGGCGGCGGAGCCGAGGCGGTGCGCCGGTGGCTCGCTGTCGTGGGCGCGGCGCCCGGCGGTGCGGCCGATGATCTGACCGCGATCTGGCGACTTCGGCACCGCAGCGAAGCTCCATGGGCCACGACCGTGGCCGAGATTCGCGCCCGGGGAGACGCGGTCATCCGCGGCCAGCTCGCCATCGACGGTCGGGACGTGCAGGCGCTCGGCATTCCGCCCGGCCCCAGGATCGGTGCGGTGCTCGACCGGCTTCTCGACCGCGTGCTTGCCGATCCATCACTCAATACGCGCGAGCGTCTCACCGAGCTTGCCCGCACTATCGCGGCGGCGCCCGAGTGA
- a CDS encoding asparaginase yields MIHLLFTGGTISMRRDAVAGGNMPAHGGAALVAFAPGLERIAPFRVEDWARVPACHMGPDRLWALRERVRELVEGPDPAAAERPNGVVVTHGTDILEETAYLLARTLDPAVPVAVTGAMRTSSDEAWDGPRNLTDAAAVAASPASAGRGAMVVFAGRIFAGREAVKVDTMALEAFAAPHGAPLGTVVEGAVRYAAQPDTRRSGGVLRPKALRARVALLPLVIGDDGALLDLARPGHDGVVIVAFGSGNMPPGAVPAMRRWLDEGKPVVLSSRCPRGVVTPAYAFDGGGAQLVRLGAIPAGPRTPSQARMELTIALSARAPYGSD; encoded by the coding sequence ATGATCCATCTGCTCTTCACCGGCGGCACGATCTCCATGCGGCGCGACGCCGTCGCGGGCGGCAACATGCCGGCGCACGGCGGCGCCGCGCTCGTGGCTTTCGCACCGGGGCTCGAGCGGATCGCGCCGTTTCGCGTCGAAGACTGGGCCCGGGTGCCCGCGTGTCATATGGGCCCCGATCGGCTGTGGGCGCTCCGGGAGCGCGTGCGCGAGCTGGTCGAGGGCCCCGATCCGGCCGCGGCCGAGCGCCCAAACGGTGTCGTCGTCACCCACGGCACCGACATCCTGGAGGAGACCGCGTATCTCCTCGCGCGCACGCTCGATCCCGCCGTGCCCGTGGCGGTCACCGGCGCGATGCGCACCTCGAGCGACGAGGCGTGGGACGGCCCGCGCAATCTCACCGATGCCGCAGCGGTGGCCGCGAGTCCGGCGAGCGCCGGCCGGGGCGCGATGGTGGTCTTTGCCGGGCGGATCTTTGCAGGGCGCGAGGCGGTCAAGGTGGACACGATGGCGCTCGAGGCGTTCGCCGCGCCGCACGGGGCGCCGCTCGGAACTGTGGTGGAGGGCGCGGTGCGCTACGCCGCCCAGCCCGACACCAGGAGGTCCGGCGGCGTTCTGCGCCCCAAGGCGCTGCGCGCTCGTGTCGCGCTCCTCCCGCTCGTGATCGGCGACGACGGCGCGCTGCTCGACCTTGCGCGGCCCGGTCACGACGGTGTCGTCATCGTCGCGTTCGGGAGCGGCAACATGCCGCCCGGCGCGGTGCCCGCCATGCGGCGCTGGCTCGACGAAGGCAAACCGGTGGTGCTCTCGAGCCGCTGCCCCCGCGGCGTCGTGACGCCCGCGTACGCGTTCGACGGCGGCGGCGCGCAACTCGTGCGGCTCGGCGCCATACCCGCGGGGCCGAGGACGCCGTCGCAGGCGCGAATGGAGCTCACGATCGCGCTTTCGGCCCGCGCCCCCTACGGGTCGGACTGA
- a CDS encoding SDR family NAD(P)-dependent oxidoreductase has translation MIDLEGKTALVTGGGRGIGRATVRLLARAGADVLLTYRTRAPEAVAVAGEVTELGRRADVFGGDLADSAVVDRLAEAATRFGGLDIFVGNAGIWPPEDVPLRDVPAARWREMLAANLDTIFLTTRAALRLMRAGGRVVLVGSTAGQRGEPYHADYAATKGAMIALVKSLAVECAPEITVNCVAPGWVDTEMCAPAFAAGGEARIAATIPLGRVATPEDVAGPILFLCSDLARHITGEILNVNGGSVLCG, from the coding sequence GTGATCGATCTCGAGGGCAAGACCGCGCTCGTGACGGGCGGCGGCCGCGGCATCGGCCGCGCCACGGTGCGGCTCCTTGCCCGGGCCGGCGCCGACGTGCTGCTCACCTATCGCACCCGCGCGCCGGAGGCGGTCGCCGTCGCCGGTGAGGTTACCGAGCTCGGCCGCCGGGCCGACGTGTTCGGCGGCGATCTGGCGGATTCGGCGGTCGTCGACCGCCTAGCCGAGGCGGCGACGCGCTTCGGTGGGCTCGACATTTTCGTCGGCAACGCGGGCATCTGGCCGCCCGAAGACGTGCCGCTCCGCGACGTGCCGGCCGCGCGCTGGCGCGAGATGCTCGCGGCCAATCTCGACACCATTTTTCTCACCACGCGCGCGGCGCTCCGGCTCATGCGCGCGGGAGGCCGCGTGGTGCTCGTGGGCAGCACGGCCGGCCAGCGAGGCGAGCCGTATCACGCCGATTACGCGGCGACGAAAGGCGCGATGATCGCGCTCGTGAAATCGCTCGCTGTGGAGTGCGCGCCGGAGATCACGGTGAACTGCGTCGCGCCCGGCTGGGTCGACACGGAGATGTGCGCGCCGGCCTTTGCCGCCGGGGGCGAGGCGCGCATCGCGGCCACGATTCCCCTCGGCCGGGTGGCGACGCCGGAGGACGTTGCCGGACCGATCCTGTTCCTCTGCAGCGACCTCGCACGGCACATCACCGGAGAAATCCTCAACGTCAACGGCGGCAGCGTGCTCTGCGGATGA
- a CDS encoding CpsB/CapC family capsule biosynthesis tyrosine phosphatase, which translates to MIDLHSHLLPAVDDGARTLEQAVRTLRAMAHNGITDLCLTPHLPASRAGAGPPPNHDAAFAALSAAAPESPRLHRGAEVMLDRPLSERAAAQPGVRLGGTRYILVEFPRLVSSDAVRNALGHVAATGLVPVLAHPERYSSCSVDSVRQWRTLGALMQVDATTLLASQARGDRARRLVSEGLADIIAADNHGDSRMLLAGWQMLEEHGGTAQAQLLTTRNPAAILADKLTDDVPPLPIRTSLLDRIRRLWLSADA; encoded by the coding sequence GTGATCGACCTCCACTCGCACCTTCTCCCCGCGGTGGACGACGGGGCCCGGACGCTGGAGCAGGCGGTCCGGACGCTCCGGGCGATGGCACACAACGGCATCACGGACCTGTGTCTCACGCCGCATCTGCCGGCCAGCCGCGCCGGCGCCGGGCCGCCGCCCAACCACGACGCCGCCTTTGCCGCGCTGTCGGCCGCGGCGCCGGAGTCGCCCCGGCTGCACCGGGGCGCCGAGGTGATGCTCGACCGGCCGCTCTCGGAAAGGGCAGCGGCGCAGCCGGGCGTGCGGCTCGGCGGCACGCGGTACATCCTCGTGGAGTTCCCCCGGCTCGTCTCGTCGGACGCCGTGCGCAATGCATTGGGGCACGTCGCGGCCACCGGACTCGTGCCGGTGCTGGCCCACCCCGAGCGCTACAGCTCGTGCTCTGTCGATTCGGTGCGGCAGTGGCGCACGCTCGGGGCCCTCATGCAGGTGGACGCGACGACGCTGCTCGCGAGCCAGGCCCGCGGCGACCGCGCGCGCCGGCTCGTCTCGGAGGGGCTCGCGGACATCATCGCCGCCGACAACCACGGCGACAGCCGCATGCTGCTCGCCGGCTGGCAGATGCTCGAGGAACACGGCGGCACCGCCCAGGCGCAGTTGCTCACCACGCGGAATCCGGCGGCGATCCTCGCCGACAAGCTGACCGACGATGTGCCGCCGCTGCCGATCCGCACCTCGCTGCTCGACCGGATCCGCCGCCTCTGGCTCTCGGCCGACGCGTGA